Below is a genomic region from Deltaproteobacteria bacterium.
TTTCCCCGGTGACCTTGGATTCGAGCATGTATTCTTCCCGACCAAACGGGGTTAATTGCCGCAGCGGGTCGCCCCCGGGCGGCTCGATTTTAATGACCTCGGCCCCGGCCTCACAGAGCAAGCCGCCACAGAACATATTGCCCAAGCGCCACATGCCGACGCACAGGAATTTCATGCCCTGCAGGGCCTCGGGTTTCCCAAATGCCAGTTCATATCTGAGGTTATCCTCACACCAGTTGCCGAAGTCCGTCGCTTTCCGCCGGGCGTAGACTTTATCTACCTCTTCGCGCGGCGGCGGCGGGGTGACCGGCCAGGGCCT
It encodes:
- a CDS encoding CoA transferase yields the protein MHPDIRPWPVTPPPPREEVDKVYARRKATDFGNWCEDNLRYELAFGKPEALQGMKFLCVGMWRLGNMFCGGLLCEAGAEVIKIEPPGGDPLRQLTPFGREEYMLESKVTGEKCGLDFLHEMRGQKSVTLNLETEEGRDIFRSMCSQVDGVIDEMPPGYMDGLGIGYRHISKLYPGLVWCNIAVRGTWGPYKDKMSKFGQWTLEP